The following proteins come from a genomic window of Halobaculum sp. MBLA0147:
- a CDS encoding ATPase domain-containing protein — protein MTEAEPTRVTSGVEGLDRVLRGGLLAGRSYVVSARAGAGKTLLALSFLDAADADETTLFVNLEEDVEDLRSNAAAVGIDTSDVVVCDLSPRADVFTEEGTYDVFAPDEVEGGSFRAEVRETVERVDPDRVVVDPITQLHYLTPDDHQFRQQVLGLSRFLTERDATVVFTAQASADLPVDDLQFVTDGLIELDPSGPVETVSVPKFRGSGSLSGEHAYRIDETGVSVFPALQPGERTVETDLEQLSSGVAELDTMIGGGVERGTITVLSGPTGAGKTTLATQFAAAAAERGERTVVYLFEERWPSFRERSEAIGIPVTEMVEAGTLEVVEIEPLRYGPQEFASLVREQVEGNDTDFVVVDGVAGYRLTLEGQEDRLTRRLHALGRYLANAGVTTFLTDETQSVVGDFTATGSGVSYLADNVVFLRHVELDGELRKVAGVLKKRTSGFERTLREFEIGADGVALGEPLRGLRGVVSGVPESADTDG, from the coding sequence ATGACCGAGGCCGAGCCGACCCGTGTCACGAGCGGGGTCGAGGGACTGGACCGTGTGCTCCGCGGCGGACTACTCGCCGGCCGGAGCTACGTCGTGAGTGCCCGTGCCGGCGCCGGGAAGACGCTGCTGGCGCTGTCGTTCCTCGACGCGGCCGACGCCGACGAGACGACGCTGTTCGTGAACTTGGAGGAGGACGTCGAGGATCTCCGGTCGAACGCCGCCGCCGTCGGGATCGACACGAGCGACGTGGTGGTCTGTGACCTCTCGCCACGAGCGGACGTGTTCACCGAGGAGGGCACCTACGACGTGTTCGCGCCCGACGAGGTCGAGGGTGGCTCCTTCCGGGCGGAGGTGCGCGAGACGGTCGAGCGCGTCGACCCGGACCGCGTCGTCGTCGACCCGATCACACAGCTCCACTACCTCACGCCCGACGACCACCAGTTCCGCCAGCAGGTGCTCGGCCTGTCGCGGTTCCTCACCGAGCGCGACGCGACGGTCGTGTTCACCGCACAGGCCAGCGCCGACCTGCCGGTCGACGACCTCCAGTTCGTCACGGACGGGTTGATCGAACTCGACCCGAGCGGTCCCGTCGAGACCGTCTCGGTGCCGAAGTTCCGCGGCTCCGGTAGTCTCTCCGGCGAGCACGCCTACCGGATCGACGAGACGGGTGTGTCCGTGTTCCCGGCGCTCCAACCGGGCGAGCGGACGGTCGAGACGGATCTGGAACAGCTGTCCAGCGGCGTGGCAGAGTTGGACACGATGATCGGCGGGGGCGTCGAGCGCGGGACGATCACGGTGTTGTCCGGGCCGACCGGCGCCGGGAAGACGACGCTGGCGACGCAGTTCGCGGCCGCGGCCGCCGAGCGCGGGGAGCGGACAGTCGTGTACCTCTTCGAGGAGCGGTGGCCGAGTTTCCGCGAGCGGTCCGAGGCGATCGGCATCCCAGTGACGGAGATGGTCGAGGCGGGGACCCTGGAGGTCGTCGAGATCGAACCGCTCCGGTACGGTCCACAGGAGTTCGCGTCGCTCGTCCGCGAGCAGGTGGAGGGGAACGACACCGACTTCGTCGTCGTCGACGGCGTGGCGGGCTACCGGCTCACGCTGGAGGGACAGGAGGACCGGCTCACCCGTCGGCTCCACGCGCTGGGGCGGTACCTCGCGAACGCCGGCGTGACGACGTTCCTCACCGACGAGACGCAGTCCGTCGTCGGCGACTTCACCGCGACCGGCTCCGGCGTGAGCTACCTCGCGGACAACGTCGTCTTCCTCCGACACGTCGAGTTGGACGGGGAGCTCCGGAAGGTCGCCGGAGTGCTCAAGAAGCGGACCAGCGGCTTCGAGCGGACGCTCCGGGAGTTCGAGATCGGGGCCGACGGGGTCGCACTCGGGGAGCCGCTGCGGGGGCTCCGTGGTGTCGTCTCCGGCGTGCCGGAGTCGGCGGACACGGACGGGTGA
- a CDS encoding PAS domain-containing protein, producing MADDSWSDDGGASDPGTATEQRSSDQDTVLLVGAPDRDRELLAEWLRGVPRYDVIVRGPDDGPLPEYDVALVDAGVVGARRPELRARREAADPLYLPHVAIGGDETAADTELVDDVVQTPISQDDLGRRLENLLRARRTSLRLSQVRDQYEQLVALTPETILVVRDGTIRYVNDAGPSLFGVESADDLVGRAVTELVHPDDERAMQTALATVERDGRLEEFLELELLTPDGESRVVEAAGVTVTYEGEPAAQFVVRDLSEQRERRRQLTLMSRAVESASQGITVADAQQDDEPLVYANEAFERLTGYDRQSILGRNCRFLQGEGTDPETVARVRRAVDEERPVSVELLNYRADGTPFWNQLDIVPIRDDDGSVTHYLGLQTDVTERKTREERLSVLDRVLRHNIRNRTNVIAGTAELLLEGLAEPEDGDGADEDTGTGADESAASATLGFDDETALERIVDAARELEVISEQAREFQAIVGDDAVETVDRDIQSVFERLTETLADEPGRLALHAPDGSFVVRCHPKLATALAAGVESVHRSDPTGMDLSVELSRRDDRVILDIVDRGNSIPEADLEAIAAERETPIEHSRGLELWIVRWTVLASDGDVSVRLDGDSPSLHITLPAADGQTDDGVAAVADDGTEVDDGVTAVADDGADADTETDDGSDTGAGS from the coding sequence ATGGCCGACGACTCGTGGTCGGACGACGGCGGTGCCTCGGATCCGGGGACCGCCACCGAGCAGCGCTCGTCCGATCAAGACACGGTCCTCCTGGTGGGAGCCCCGGACCGCGACCGCGAACTGTTGGCCGAGTGGCTGCGTGGGGTCCCGCGGTACGACGTGATCGTCCGGGGTCCCGACGACGGTCCGCTCCCGGAGTACGACGTGGCGCTCGTCGACGCCGGAGTGGTGGGCGCCCGCCGCCCGGAACTCCGTGCGAGACGCGAGGCGGCGGACCCACTGTACCTCCCGCACGTGGCGATCGGCGGGGACGAGACGGCGGCGGACACGGAGTTGGTCGACGACGTCGTTCAGACGCCGATTTCGCAGGACGACCTCGGCCGGCGACTGGAGAACCTCCTGCGGGCACGCCGCACCTCGCTGCGACTCTCGCAGGTGCGCGACCAGTACGAGCAGTTGGTCGCGTTGACGCCGGAGACGATCCTGGTCGTCCGCGACGGGACGATCCGGTACGTCAACGACGCCGGCCCGAGTCTGTTCGGTGTCGAGAGCGCCGACGACCTCGTCGGCCGCGCGGTGACGGAGTTGGTCCACCCGGACGACGAGCGCGCGATGCAGACGGCGCTGGCGACCGTCGAGCGCGACGGCAGACTGGAGGAGTTCCTCGAACTGGAACTCCTCACCCCCGACGGAGAGAGTCGTGTCGTCGAGGCGGCGGGCGTCACGGTGACCTACGAGGGGGAGCCGGCGGCGCAGTTCGTGGTCCGCGATCTGAGCGAGCAGCGCGAACGTCGCCGACAGCTGACGCTGATGAGTCGCGCCGTCGAGTCCGCCTCACAGGGGATCACCGTCGCGGACGCCCAGCAGGACGACGAGCCGTTAGTGTACGCCAACGAGGCGTTCGAGCGACTGACCGGCTACGACAGACAGTCTATCCTAGGGCGCAACTGCCGGTTCCTCCAGGGAGAGGGGACCGACCCGGAGACCGTCGCGCGGGTCCGGCGGGCCGTCGACGAGGAGCGGCCGGTCTCCGTCGAGTTACTCAACTACCGCGCCGACGGGACGCCGTTCTGGAACCAACTCGACATCGTCCCGATCCGCGACGACGACGGGTCGGTGACACACTACCTCGGGCTCCAGACGGACGTGACCGAACGGAAGACACGCGAGGAACGGCTCTCCGTGTTGGACCGCGTGTTGCGACACAACATCCGCAACCGGACGAACGTGATCGCCGGCACCGCGGAACTCCTCCTGGAGGGGTTGGCCGAACCAGAGGACGGCGACGGAGCCGACGAGGACACCGGAACTGGAGCCGACGAGAGCGCGGCGAGCGCCACCCTCGGCTTCGACGACGAGACCGCCCTCGAACGGATCGTCGACGCGGCGCGAGAACTCGAGGTGATCAGTGAGCAGGCCCGCGAGTTCCAAGCGATCGTTGGGGACGACGCCGTCGAGACCGTCGACAGGGATATCCAGTCCGTCTTCGAACGGTTGACCGAGACGCTCGCCGACGAGCCGGGACGACTGGCGTTGCACGCACCGGACGGGTCGTTCGTCGTCCGCTGCCACCCGAAACTCGCGACCGCGCTCGCGGCCGGCGTCGAGTCGGTCCACCGGTCCGACCCGACGGGGATGGACCTCTCCGTGGAGTTGTCGCGGCGCGACGACAGAGTGATCCTCGACATCGTCGACCGCGGCAACTCGATCCCAGAGGCAGACCTTGAGGCGATCGCGGCAGAACGGGAGACACCTATCGAACACTCGCGTGGGCTGGAACTGTGGATCGTCCGCTGGACCGTCCTCGCCTCCGACGGCGACGTGAGTGTCCGACTCGACGGCGACAGCCC
- a CDS encoding PAS domain S-box protein translates to MSSRGGSSPQAAGGRPLYVVGASEVDGQSPFVSRLADRQSAGRVETLTPAALAARDTTTDSAGVVCRTSTTDDLDAPALVETITTDAPVVVVGTDSDPAALYRAGATEVVPLDAATAPDAAAMQAAQTVDRHHERQPAVAAVDTDGAGLIVHDPDSGAIRAVNDRLRQLLGFGRDREVTLDDVTGANPEFSRERAVSLVRDAADGRPRTFEWIEPDGVETTWVEVSLERSTVGGERVVLGTVRDVPDRSDAGGSVPAPTSDAVATTGAVPSPAEGVGPLPGRPDRARARRDGTRATAGGVGETPVAAETQETAAATETQERAVTTETEETAVATETEENVVTADAAETTRQTRAFDRVDDAFLSVDEDWCVEYVNDAGRRLFADAAGRDDWREMNPTGTSLWELIPDEVVANARDRLVRANEIGEPVEFEQQCPQIDGWFDVCAYPGDDDGVSIYLHDATARKMKQIELRHARERVEQLLDRVDDAFFALTPEWEVSYANTDGAAVLREAAGMAEAEPVVGMAIWEEIADEAATAFEERYRYAMREQESVTFVERYEPMGVWFEVRAYPDDEGLSVYFTDVTERKEREREMERFGEVLGGLDDGVYAVDADDELVYVNDEFAAMEGVDRETLLGTRLDEWVTDQSRDCVRDVRERAADAEGVAQVECSYRPTNGEEFPAELRISTVSQAGSDLGRVGVVRDVTERTERERELRIREQAIEESALAITLADATEPDTPLTYVNESFESLTGYDEADVLGRNCRFLQGPETDDETVANLREAVAAGEHVSTEVRNYTADGEPFWNRVEITPIHDGDGNVVRFLGTQTDVSEERRVRQVRKRMLATTRGMLSAESPTEIAELVVEAAGSVLDHEFSGVYLADDDGDLEPVAWSDSVDEVFGGPSLARPNDAVQTAHETGQPATYTDMEAALGSRAANYPELESLQVVPMGGAGVFVAGSSEEYGFDDGDVDLAQLLTVNATVALERARRVQDLVEYETLFDTVEDKLYVLDADGYFQLVSDPLARRLGYEPDALTGEHVSTVLTDETVAAGTNTLVERLRESAGEEIATDGLGVGASGYEGAAVTNDGERVPVEIDLSLLPTDDGFRGSVGAVRDISERRRSQDELAAFRDAITESGVGVALYDDAGRITYANDHYAGLLGESREAVESGRVWNRVADLTYESFADHWASFANNETRQRETELVRADGTTAPVETTTTATEIGGSLTHVQTVREITGRRERRQQVDTLHRVIRHNLRNDMTVVLGHANRLVEDLDGSVAESAEMIAKTAEELVDLSGSVRDAEAILDGEIVRRPTDAVRVVGNAVDWLADEHAVTPTTDLPETAAVLADETLSLALRHLLENAAEHGAGGHTTPSGEGNDDPDVSVSVAEMPERTGWVTVEIADDGPGIPDQEWEVLSAGEETQLDHGSGMGLWIVHWIVSRYGGELEFDADDTGTTARIALPTPDADDVSV, encoded by the coding sequence ATGTCCTCCCGAGGCGGGAGTTCCCCGCAGGCCGCCGGTGGGCGGCCGTTGTACGTCGTCGGTGCGAGCGAGGTGGACGGGCAGTCCCCGTTCGTCTCGCGGCTGGCGGACAGGCAGTCGGCCGGTCGTGTCGAGACACTCACGCCGGCCGCACTGGCGGCACGCGACACGACCACCGACTCGGCCGGTGTCGTCTGTCGCACGTCGACGACGGACGACCTCGACGCGCCGGCACTCGTGGAGACGATCACGACCGACGCGCCCGTGGTCGTGGTCGGGACGGACTCGGACCCGGCCGCACTCTACCGCGCCGGCGCGACGGAGGTCGTCCCGCTTGACGCCGCCACCGCGCCGGACGCGGCCGCGATGCAGGCGGCGCAGACGGTCGACCGCCACCACGAGCGCCAACCCGCCGTGGCGGCCGTCGACACGGACGGCGCCGGACTGATCGTCCACGACCCCGACAGCGGCGCGATCAGAGCCGTCAACGACCGGCTGCGACAGCTCCTCGGCTTCGGTCGCGACCGCGAGGTGACGCTCGACGACGTGACCGGCGCGAACCCGGAGTTCTCGCGTGAACGCGCCGTCTCGCTGGTGCGCGACGCCGCCGACGGCCGACCGCGCACGTTCGAGTGGATCGAGCCGGACGGCGTCGAGACGACGTGGGTCGAGGTGTCGCTGGAGCGGTCCACCGTCGGGGGCGAGCGGGTCGTGTTGGGGACGGTCCGCGACGTGCCCGACCGGAGCGACGCGGGCGGGAGCGTCCCCGCGCCCACCTCGGACGCGGTGGCGACGACCGGCGCCGTACCGTCCCCCGCCGAGGGTGTCGGTCCACTCCCCGGCCGCCCGGACAGAGCGCGGGCGAGACGAGACGGCACGAGAGCGACTGCCGGTGGGGTGGGGGAGACCCCCGTGGCCGCAGAGACGCAGGAGACCGCTGCGGCCACCGAGACGCAGGAGAGGGCCGTGACCACCGAGACGGAGGAGACCGCTGTGGCCACCGAGACGGAGGAGAACGTCGTGACCGCCGACGCGGCGGAGACCACTCGCCAGACGCGGGCGTTCGATCGGGTCGACGACGCGTTCCTCTCCGTCGACGAGGACTGGTGTGTCGAGTACGTCAACGACGCCGGCAGACGCCTCTTCGCGGACGCAGCGGGGCGGGACGACTGGCGAGAGATGAACCCGACTGGCACGTCGCTGTGGGAGCTGATCCCCGACGAGGTGGTCGCGAACGCACGGGACAGGCTCGTCCGTGCGAACGAGATCGGCGAACCCGTGGAGTTCGAACAGCAGTGTCCCCAGATCGACGGCTGGTTCGACGTGTGTGCGTACCCCGGGGACGACGACGGCGTGTCGATCTACCTCCACGACGCGACCGCTCGGAAGATGAAACAGATCGAACTCCGACACGCACGCGAACGCGTCGAGCAACTCCTCGACCGGGTGGACGACGCCTTCTTCGCACTCACGCCAGAGTGGGAGGTGTCGTACGCGAACACCGATGGGGCAGCGGTGTTGCGCGAGGCGGCTGGCATGGCGGAGGCAGAGCCGGTCGTCGGGATGGCGATCTGGGAGGAGATCGCCGACGAAGCGGCGACCGCCTTCGAGGAGCGGTACCGCTACGCGATGCGCGAACAGGAGAGCGTGACGTTCGTCGAGCGGTACGAGCCGATGGGCGTCTGGTTCGAGGTGCGCGCGTACCCGGACGACGAGGGCCTGTCCGTCTACTTCACCGACGTGACCGAGCGGAAGGAGCGCGAACGCGAGATGGAGCGGTTCGGCGAAGTGCTCGGCGGGTTGGACGACGGCGTGTACGCGGTCGACGCCGACGACGAACTCGTGTACGTCAACGACGAGTTCGCGGCAATGGAGGGCGTCGACCGCGAGACCCTGCTCGGCACACGCCTCGACGAGTGGGTCACCGACCAGTCGCGCGACTGCGTCCGTGACGTTCGGGAGCGCGCCGCCGACGCCGAGGGGGTCGCGCAAGTCGAGTGTTCCTACCGGCCGACGAACGGCGAGGAGTTCCCGGCAGAACTCCGTATCTCCACGGTGTCACAGGCCGGCAGCGACCTGGGCCGCGTGGGCGTCGTCCGCGACGTGACCGAGCGGACGGAACGCGAGCGGGAACTCCGCATCCGCGAACAGGCGATCGAGGAGTCCGCGCTGGCGATCACCCTCGCGGACGCCACGGAGCCGGACACCCCGCTCACGTACGTCAACGAGTCGTTCGAGAGTCTGACCGGCTACGACGAGGCGGACGTGCTCGGCCGGAACTGCCGGTTCCTGCAGGGGCCGGAGACGGACGACGAGACCGTCGCGAACCTCCGCGAGGCCGTCGCGGCGGGTGAACACGTCTCCACCGAAGTCCGCAACTACACCGCCGACGGCGAGCCGTTCTGGAACCGAGTGGAGATCACGCCGATCCACGACGGAGACGGGAACGTCGTGCGGTTCCTCGGTACGCAGACGGACGTGAGCGAGGAGCGCCGCGTCCGGCAGGTCCGCAAGCGGATGTTGGCGACGACCCGGGGGATGTTGTCGGCGGAGTCGCCGACGGAGATCGCGGAGTTGGTGGTCGAGGCCGCGGGCTCGGTGCTGGACCACGAGTTCAGCGGCGTCTACCTCGCGGACGACGACGGCGACCTCGAACCGGTCGCGTGGTCCGACAGCGTCGACGAGGTGTTCGGGGGGCCGTCGCTGGCACGTCCGAACGACGCGGTACAGACCGCCCACGAGACGGGCCAACCGGCGACGTACACCGACATGGAGGCGGCACTCGGTTCGCGCGCCGCCAACTACCCGGAGCTGGAGTCGCTGCAGGTGGTCCCGATGGGCGGGGCGGGCGTGTTCGTCGCGGGTAGCTCCGAGGAGTACGGCTTCGACGACGGCGACGTGGACCTCGCGCAACTGCTCACGGTGAACGCGACCGTCGCGTTGGAGCGGGCCCGTCGTGTCCAGGACCTCGTCGAGTACGAGACCCTCTTCGACACCGTGGAGGACAAACTGTACGTGTTGGACGCGGACGGCTACTTCCAGTTGGTGTCGGACCCGCTGGCACGGCGGCTCGGCTACGAGCCGGACGCCCTGACCGGTGAACACGTCTCGACGGTGTTGACCGACGAGACGGTCGCTGCGGGGACGAACACGCTGGTCGAGCGCCTCCGTGAGAGTGCGGGCGAGGAGATCGCGACCGACGGCCTCGGTGTCGGTGCCAGCGGCTACGAGGGGGCGGCGGTGACGAACGACGGCGAACGCGTCCCCGTCGAGATCGACCTCTCGCTGTTGCCCACCGACGACGGCTTCAGAGGCTCGGTCGGCGCGGTGCGAGACATCAGCGAGCGCCGTCGCAGCCAGGACGAACTCGCGGCGTTCCGGGACGCCATCACGGAGAGCGGTGTCGGCGTCGCCCTGTACGACGACGCGGGGCGGATCACCTACGCGAACGACCACTACGCGGGGTTGTTGGGCGAGTCTCGCGAGGCGGTCGAGAGCGGGCGGGTGTGGAACCGGGTCGCGGACCTGACGTACGAGTCGTTCGCCGACCACTGGGCGTCGTTCGCGAACAACGAGACGCGTCAGCGGGAGACGGAACTCGTCAGAGCCGACGGCACGACGGCCCCCGTCGAGACGACGACGACGGCGACGGAGATCGGCGGCTCGCTCACCCACGTCCAGACGGTCCGAGAGATCACCGGCCGCCGCGAGCGTCGCCAACAGGTTGACACGCTCCACCGGGTGATCCGGCACAACCTGCGTAACGACATGACGGTCGTGTTGGGGCACGCCAACCGGCTGGTCGAGGATCTGGACGGCAGCGTCGCCGAGAGTGCCGAGATGATCGCGAAGACGGCGGAGGAACTCGTCGACCTCTCTGGATCGGTCCGAGACGCCGAGGCGATCCTCGACGGGGAGATCGTCCGCCGGCCGACGGACGCCGTCCGCGTCGTCGGGAACGCCGTCGACTGGCTCGCAGACGAGCACGCGGTGACGCCGACGACGGACCTCCCGGAGACGGCCGCGGTCCTCGCCGACGAGACACTGTCGCTGGCGCTGCGGCACCTGCTGGAGAACGCCGCGGAACACGGTGCCGGGGGCCACACGACGCCGAGCGGTGAGGGTAACGACGACCCCGACGTGTCGGTGTCGGTGGCGGAGATGCCGGAACGCACCGGGTGGGTCACGGTCGAGATCGCCGACGACGGGCCGGGCATCCCCGACCAGGAGTGGGAGGTGTTGAGCGCGGGCGAGGAGACGCAACTCGACCACGGGAGCGGGATGGGCCTGTGGATCGTCCACTGGATCGTCTCGCGGTACGGCGGCGAACTGGAGTTCGACGCGGACGACACCGGGACGACCGCCCGGATCGCGCTCCCGACGCCCGACGCCGACGACGTGTCGGTGTGA